One window of Dyadobacter sandarakinus genomic DNA carries:
- a CDS encoding SusC/RagA family TonB-linked outer membrane protein, with translation MKRSLLQLLFALLVAAAFVSPSHAQDRQVTGKVKDENGAGLPGANILIKGSTRGTTSDAEGNFSVSASPSATLIISSVGYLSKEVAVTNASSLDISLEPDVKSLGEVVVTALGIERSAKSLTYATQQISGKQLTDVRDANFVNTLSGKVAGIVVTQGSSGPGSATRVVLRGNRSISGNNNALFVVDGVPIDNSTPGQVGNDFGGTNGSDGASNINPDDIESMNVLKGAAASALYGSRAANGVIMITTKKGKAGTVTANINSGVVIENPFLLPKLQNTYGQGSGGVTSSANGSWGPAATTYPDNVKDFFRTGVSTNNAFGVSAGTDKIQAYTSYAFNDVQGIIPNNSLSRHTFNVRVSTQLSKRFSTDAKITFVNQDIKNKPKSGEESGIVMNLYKVPRSIDLDTYKTDLFNPDGSARYWTNSSIYMNPYWTLNKTSDNEKRNRTTALGSAKYNITDWLNVQGRVSFDRYDDRVSRSWANRTLLFAGPGGSYLDYTAAVIERNLDVIVSGNNNFGKNLALTYNAGAGQTYRRYSQVGANANGLRVPNKFDLSFADALTQVVDFSERQLNYVFGTASISYKDFFTVDAAARNDWSSTLPAPHSYFYPSFGANLILSEALRLPNAISFAKIRGSWAQVGNDADPYRLQQQYSFSQGGSGGYVSRDPIKPAENLKPEISSSTEFGLDLRLFSGRLGLDATWYNSNTVNQLLLLSLAPASGFSQQFINAGKINNKGFEISLTGKVATGNDFSWDVTLNVARNKNKIVRLDPNIKRAAIGGSFGRTATPIVQEGGSYGDMIAQKWARDEQGRFIVTKPDTAGKGGGRPVVTSTNEYVGNFNPKLTAGLNNSFRYKRLSASFLIDGRFGGVMTSGTAANLAFDGTGDFTTDHRDGGWILPGVTSSGEANTIPINAESFWTTVSGGRYSWGEFFTYSTTNVRLRELSVGYEIPTGNNFFIKSAKLSFVARNLFFIYRGSAILDIPGVAKRKLPFDPDVNLGAGNFQGVEFGNLPSTRTVGLNLKLGF, from the coding sequence ATGAAAAGAAGTCTACTTCAGTTGCTGTTTGCCTTACTGGTGGCAGCAGCTTTTGTGTCACCATCCCATGCCCAGGACCGGCAGGTTACGGGGAAGGTAAAGGATGAGAACGGGGCGGGATTGCCAGGCGCCAACATTCTGATCAAAGGAAGCACGCGCGGTACAACTTCTGACGCGGAGGGTAATTTCTCCGTCAGTGCATCGCCGTCGGCTACGTTAATCATTTCGTCAGTAGGTTACCTGTCCAAAGAGGTAGCGGTAACAAATGCCAGTTCGCTGGACATCAGCCTGGAACCGGATGTGAAAAGTCTTGGGGAAGTGGTCGTGACGGCCCTCGGTATCGAGCGCAGTGCCAAGTCGCTGACCTACGCTACACAGCAGATTTCCGGAAAGCAGCTCACAGACGTGCGCGACGCCAACTTCGTGAACACGCTGTCGGGTAAAGTGGCAGGTATTGTGGTAACCCAGGGTTCCAGCGGCCCGGGATCGGCCACCCGCGTGGTACTCCGCGGTAACCGTTCTATTTCAGGAAACAACAATGCATTGTTTGTAGTAGATGGTGTTCCGATTGATAATTCCACACCTGGCCAGGTTGGAAACGATTTTGGTGGGACAAATGGAAGTGACGGTGCATCCAACATCAACCCGGATGATATCGAGTCGATGAACGTATTGAAAGGTGCGGCTGCATCGGCGCTTTACGGTAGTCGCGCTGCAAATGGCGTGATCATGATCACGACCAAAAAAGGTAAGGCAGGTACAGTAACTGCAAACATCAATTCAGGTGTTGTTATCGAAAATCCATTCCTGCTTCCCAAATTACAGAATACCTATGGACAGGGATCAGGCGGCGTCACTTCCAGTGCAAACGGAAGCTGGGGCCCGGCTGCTACGACTTATCCTGACAATGTGAAAGATTTCTTCCGTACAGGGGTATCGACCAATAATGCATTTGGTGTTTCTGCCGGTACTGATAAAATCCAGGCATATACTTCCTATGCATTCAATGACGTACAGGGCATTATCCCTAACAATAGTCTGTCCCGCCATACATTCAATGTGCGTGTAAGTACTCAGCTATCCAAACGTTTCTCTACGGATGCAAAAATTACTTTTGTAAACCAGGATATTAAGAACAAACCTAAGTCGGGAGAAGAAAGCGGGATCGTAATGAATCTATATAAAGTACCGAGAAGCATTGATCTTGATACTTATAAGACGGATCTTTTTAATCCTGACGGTTCTGCACGTTACTGGACTAACTCGTCTATTTACATGAACCCGTACTGGACCCTGAATAAGACGTCCGATAACGAAAAGCGTAATCGTACCACCGCATTGGGTTCTGCCAAATACAACATTACGGACTGGCTGAATGTACAGGGCCGCGTGAGCTTTGACCGGTACGACGATCGTGTTAGCAGAAGCTGGGCAAACCGTACGTTGCTGTTTGCCGGCCCGGGTGGCTCATATCTCGATTATACGGCGGCAGTAATTGAAAGAAACCTTGATGTGATTGTATCCGGCAATAACAACTTCGGGAAAAACCTTGCTCTTACCTACAATGCAGGTGCGGGACAAACGTACCGCCGCTACTCGCAGGTTGGAGCCAATGCAAACGGGTTACGGGTTCCAAACAAATTCGATTTATCATTTGCTGATGCTTTGACGCAGGTTGTTGACTTTTCTGAAAGACAGCTGAACTATGTTTTCGGAACTGCATCTATTTCTTATAAGGATTTCTTTACAGTTGATGCTGCTGCACGGAATGACTGGTCATCAACCCTTCCTGCACCGCACTCTTATTTTTATCCGTCATTTGGTGCAAACCTGATCTTGTCGGAAGCACTTAGGCTACCTAATGCAATCAGCTTTGCTAAAATACGTGGATCATGGGCTCAGGTGGGTAATGATGCAGATCCTTACCGGCTGCAACAGCAATATTCGTTCTCACAGGGAGGAAGCGGTGGATATGTCTCAAGAGACCCTATCAAGCCTGCTGAAAATCTGAAACCGGAAATTTCATCGTCTACTGAGTTTGGTCTTGACCTTCGCTTATTCAGCGGTCGTCTCGGACTTGATGCAACCTGGTATAATTCAAATACTGTAAACCAATTGCTGTTACTTTCACTTGCACCTGCTTCCGGTTTTTCTCAGCAGTTTATCAATGCGGGTAAAATCAATAACAAAGGCTTTGAGATCTCTTTGACCGGCAAGGTGGCAACAGGTAACGATTTCAGCTGGGATGTAACTTTAAATGTTGCGAGAAACAAAAACAAGATCGTAAGGCTTGATCCTAATATTAAAAGAGCAGCTATCGGAGGTTCATTTGGACGGACTGCAACGCCGATTGTTCAGGAAGGCGGCTCATATGGTGATATGATTGCGCAGAAGTGGGCAAGAGACGAGCAGGGGCGCTTTATCGTTACCAAACCAGATACTGCTGGCAAGGGAGGCGGAAGGCCGGTAGTTACATCTACAAACGAATATGTTGGGAACTTCAACCCCAAGTTGACTGCTGGTTTGAACAACTCGTTCAGGTATAAACGCTTGTCAGCAAGCTTCCTGATCGACGGACGTTTTGGAGGTGTAATGACCTCAGGTACCGCGGCAAACCTGGCTTTTGACGGAACAGGTGATTTTACTACTGATCACCGCGACGGAGGCTGGATTTTACCAGGTGTTACATCCTCCGGAGAAGCTAATACAATCCCTATTAATGCAGAATCTTTCTGGACTACTGTATCGGGTGGTCGTTATTCGTGGGGTGAATTCTTTACGTACTCTACTACCAATGTTCGTTTGAGAGAGCTTAGTGTAGGATACGAAATTCCGACCGGCAATAATTTCTTTATCAAATCAGCCAAGCTGTCATTCGTCGCACGTAACTTGTTCTTCATCTACAGAGGCTCTGCTATTCTTGATATTCCGGGCGTGGCCAAACGCAAGCTGCCGTTTGATCCGGATGTGAATTTGGGTGCAGGTAACTTCCAGGGTGTTGAATTTGGAAACCTTCCGTCTACCAGGACTGTCGGATTGAACCTGAAACTTGGATTTTAG
- the queG gene encoding tRNA epoxyqueuosine(34) reductase QueG, with amino-acid sequence MTAADIIRQERSQFVKKKALENGFDFCGISAAGFLEEEAPRLENWLNRNYQGQMAYMANHFDKRLDPRKLVDDARSVISVLLNYYPEEQLPQQPGDLKISKYAYGTDYHYVLKEKLGALLLAIQEEIGEVSGRIFVDSAPVMDKVWAAKSGLGWVGKHSNLLNRNMGSFFFIGEIICDLDLAYDTSVPDYCGTCTRCLDACPTDAITEPFVVDGSKCISYYTIELKEAIPEEARGKFDNWVFGCDICQDVCPWNRFAKPHRTEAFRPSDALAGFSNSDWEEITEEVFKEVFRKSPLKRTKYEGLKRNIEFVQLTKEKSTSNW; translated from the coding sequence ATGACCGCAGCAGATATCATCAGGCAGGAGAGAAGTCAGTTTGTGAAAAAGAAGGCGCTTGAAAACGGCTTTGATTTCTGCGGGATCTCTGCGGCCGGCTTTCTGGAAGAAGAGGCGCCCCGCCTTGAAAACTGGCTGAACCGCAACTACCAGGGCCAGATGGCCTATATGGCCAATCATTTTGACAAAAGGCTTGATCCCCGCAAGCTGGTGGACGATGCCAGGAGCGTTATTTCGGTACTCCTGAATTACTATCCCGAAGAACAGCTGCCGCAGCAGCCGGGTGACCTGAAGATATCCAAATATGCATATGGTACCGATTACCATTATGTACTGAAGGAAAAGCTGGGCGCATTGCTGCTGGCTATTCAGGAGGAAATCGGGGAGGTGAGCGGCCGGATCTTTGTGGACTCGGCCCCGGTGATGGATAAGGTCTGGGCAGCCAAAAGTGGCTTGGGATGGGTAGGGAAGCATTCCAACCTGCTCAACCGCAATATGGGCAGCTTCTTTTTCATTGGTGAGATCATCTGCGACCTCGATCTTGCTTACGACACTTCGGTACCCGACTATTGCGGTACCTGCACCCGCTGCCTCGATGCCTGCCCCACCGACGCCATCACTGAGCCTTTTGTAGTAGATGGCAGCAAATGCATCAGCTACTATACCATTGAGCTTAAAGAGGCCATTCCGGAGGAAGCCCGCGGGAAGTTTGACAACTGGGTTTTTGGGTGTGATATCTGCCAGGATGTATGTCCGTGGAACCGTTTTGCCAAGCCCCACCGGACAGAGGCCTTTCGTCCATCCGACGCCCTGGCCGGCTTCTCGAATTCCGATTGGGAGGAAATTACCGAGGAGGTTTTCAAAGAGGTATTCCGGAAGTCGCCCCTGAAGAGGACCAAGTATGAAGGTTTGAAGCGGAATATTGAATTTGTACAATTGACAAAAGAAAAAAGTACAAGTAACTGGTAA
- a CDS encoding nucleotide exchange factor GrpE has translation MNEDNAPLETDNLVNEESSNSVPLDNAGQEITGEAPSAGEKDPLLTAQAEVAELKDKYLRLYADFENFRRRTAKEKLEMISGASADVVKLILPVVDDFERAKVSFDSSTDVEALKEGVDLIYNKLFKTLESKGLKPMTSKGETFDAELHESIAQFPAPSDDLKGKVIDEIEKGYFLNDKVLRYAKVIVGA, from the coding sequence ATGAACGAGGACAACGCTCCATTGGAAACTGACAATCTGGTAAACGAGGAATCCAGCAATTCCGTACCCCTTGATAACGCAGGCCAGGAAATTACAGGAGAAGCACCCTCAGCAGGTGAAAAAGATCCGCTTTTGACAGCACAGGCGGAAGTAGCAGAACTAAAAGACAAATACTTACGTCTTTATGCTGATTTTGAAAACTTTCGCAGGCGTACTGCCAAGGAAAAACTGGAAATGATTTCCGGTGCCAGTGCGGATGTAGTTAAACTGATCCTGCCTGTCGTGGACGACTTTGAGCGCGCGAAAGTGTCTTTCGATTCTTCTACCGATGTGGAGGCTTTGAAAGAAGGCGTAGATCTTATTTACAATAAACTCTTCAAAACGCTCGAATCCAAGGGTTTGAAGCCGATGACGTCCAAGGGTGAAACCTTTGATGCGGAGCTGCATGAATCCATTGCCCAGTTCCCGGCACCTTCCGATGACCTGAAAGGCAAGGTGATAGACGAAATTGAAAAAGGATATTTTCTCAATGACAAAGTATTGCGTTACGCAAAGGTGATCGTAGGCGCTTAA
- the dnaJ gene encoding molecular chaperone DnaJ, translating into MAKKRDYYEVLGVDRNASADEIKKAYRKLAIKFHPDKNPDDPTAEDKFKEAAEAYSILSDENKRQRYNQYGHAGVGGAAGAGAGGFGGDFTMDDIFSQFGDIFGESSPFGDIFGRQGGGGGRRVKRGSDLRIKLKLNLEEVANGVEKKIKVKRHVTCNTCGGNGAKNGTSLTNCNSCNGTGQVRKVVSTMLGQMVSTSTCPTCNGDGKIISERCDVCAGEGRLLQDDLITLNIPGGVAEGMQLSMSGKGNVPTRGGVAGDLLIVIEEEEDANLKRDGNNVVYDMHLSFIDAALGTSVEIPTIDGKARINVESGTQAGKILRLKGKGVKDINGYGKGDQLVHINVWTPQQLTSDERETLEALRHSPNFQPKPGKNEKGFFDKMKDFFH; encoded by the coding sequence ATGGCAAAGAAAAGAGATTACTACGAAGTGCTGGGTGTAGACCGCAATGCCTCTGCCGACGAGATTAAAAAGGCGTACCGTAAACTGGCGATCAAGTTTCACCCGGACAAAAATCCGGATGACCCGACCGCAGAAGACAAGTTTAAGGAAGCCGCGGAAGCGTACAGCATTCTGAGCGACGAGAATAAAAGACAGCGGTACAACCAGTACGGACATGCCGGTGTAGGCGGTGCGGCCGGTGCAGGTGCAGGCGGGTTTGGCGGCGACTTCACGATGGATGATATTTTCTCCCAGTTCGGAGACATTTTCGGTGAGTCCAGTCCGTTCGGCGACATTTTTGGCAGGCAGGGCGGCGGTGGCGGCAGACGTGTGAAACGCGGCTCCGACCTGCGCATCAAGCTGAAACTCAACCTGGAAGAAGTAGCCAATGGTGTTGAGAAAAAAATTAAGGTCAAAAGGCATGTTACCTGTAATACCTGCGGCGGCAATGGTGCCAAAAACGGCACTTCGCTCACCAATTGTAATTCCTGCAATGGTACCGGTCAGGTAAGAAAGGTAGTAAGTACCATGCTCGGACAAATGGTTTCGACCAGCACCTGTCCGACCTGTAATGGCGACGGCAAGATCATCAGCGAGCGCTGCGACGTTTGTGCAGGCGAAGGCAGGCTGCTTCAGGACGATCTGATCACGCTCAACATTCCGGGTGGTGTGGCTGAGGGAATGCAGCTTTCCATGTCGGGCAAGGGCAATGTACCAACCCGCGGCGGAGTGGCAGGCGACCTGCTCATTGTTATTGAGGAAGAAGAAGATGCAAATTTGAAACGTGATGGCAATAATGTGGTGTACGATATGCACCTGAGCTTCATTGATGCCGCACTGGGTACCTCTGTGGAAATCCCTACCATTGACGGTAAGGCAAGGATCAACGTGGAATCGGGTACGCAGGCCGGCAAAATACTTCGCCTCAAAGGCAAGGGTGTGAAGGACATCAATGGTTATGGTAAAGGCGACCAGCTCGTGCATATCAATGTATGGACACCGCAGCAGCTTACCTCCGATGAGCGCGAAACTCTTGAAGCTTTACGGCACTCACCCAATTTTCAGCCGAAGCCGGGAAAAAATGAAAAAGGCTTTTTTGACAAGATGAAAGACTTCTTCCATTGA
- a CDS encoding DUF1761 domain-containing protein, with protein sequence MRKQSVNLWAVVVCVVLGQIIPALWYSVFSEKWMTLNGFTQAQIKAATSPIPYLASIVSTSFMAYTMAWVFTKLSVRSLSTGMLTGLLFGVVFVLFETIVKDMFSLRPLLLSLIDGGVSALNYAVTGSILGVWRTYE encoded by the coding sequence ATGAGAAAACAATCTGTCAATCTTTGGGCTGTGGTCGTGTGTGTGGTACTTGGTCAGATCATCCCTGCATTATGGTACAGTGTTTTTTCGGAAAAATGGATGACGCTGAACGGCTTTACACAGGCCCAGATCAAAGCTGCTACCAGCCCGATTCCCTACCTTGCCAGCATTGTCTCCACTTCTTTTATGGCCTATACCATGGCCTGGGTGTTTACCAAGCTGTCGGTTCGTTCCCTGAGCACCGGTATGCTTACCGGCTTGCTTTTCGGCGTGGTGTTCGTCCTTTTTGAGACCATTGTTAAAGACATGTTCTCACTTCGTCCCCTGCTGCTTTCTCTGATTGACGGTGGGGTGAGTGCCTTAAACTATGCAGTGACCGGCAGTATACTGGGTGTGTGGCGCACTTACGAATAG
- a CDS encoding endonuclease/exonuclease/phosphatase family protein: MHYKNHYLTGSLLIVAMSIFTPLLQAFGQKPATLTFATYNVSMEAENYQPRGTKGNSEQVLVREFASGQNQQIKNIARIIKTVQPDVILLNEFDYIKDPEAGVKRFISAYLKDSSDGVKGIDYPYYFYSTVNTGQPSPYDLDNNGKAEQFGADAWGFGMYPGQYGMMLLSKYPIDLNHVRTFQHFKWKDMPGALKTTKANGSDWYEPEAWAAFPLSSKSHWDVPVTVHGKTIHILASHPTPPSFDGPEDRNGKRNHDEIRFWRDYISEHLSSYIYDDEGKTGGLAANAPFVIMGDQNASPDEGNAISAGIKTLLAHPKVNSDFTPESKGGAEHTPANAFAKNHTAFWRMRADYVLPSRLGFKVIDSGVFWPEKGQYMADLVEKREASSDHRMVWVKVELQ, from the coding sequence ATGCATTACAAAAACCATTACCTTACAGGAAGCCTGCTGATTGTTGCCATGTCGATCTTTACCCCACTGCTGCAGGCTTTTGGCCAAAAGCCTGCAACGCTCACCTTCGCCACCTATAATGTGAGTATGGAAGCGGAGAATTACCAACCCCGCGGAACAAAGGGCAACTCGGAGCAGGTACTGGTGCGGGAGTTTGCCAGCGGGCAAAATCAGCAGATCAAAAATATCGCGCGCATCATCAAAACCGTACAGCCGGATGTGATCCTGCTCAACGAGTTCGACTATATCAAAGACCCGGAAGCTGGCGTAAAGCGGTTTATCAGCGCCTACCTGAAAGACAGCAGTGATGGTGTGAAAGGCATTGATTACCCTTACTATTTTTATTCTACCGTCAATACAGGCCAGCCTTCGCCCTATGACCTTGATAATAACGGAAAAGCCGAGCAGTTCGGGGCCGATGCCTGGGGATTCGGGATGTACCCCGGCCAGTACGGGATGATGCTGCTTTCAAAGTACCCCATCGACCTGAACCACGTACGTACTTTCCAGCATTTCAAATGGAAGGATATGCCCGGCGCACTTAAAACCACCAAGGCAAATGGCAGCGACTGGTATGAACCGGAGGCATGGGCAGCGTTTCCGCTCTCGTCGAAATCGCACTGGGACGTACCCGTAACCGTCCATGGCAAAACCATTCACATACTCGCCAGCCATCCTACCCCGCCCTCTTTTGACGGCCCGGAGGATCGTAATGGAAAGCGAAACCATGACGAGATCCGCTTCTGGCGGGATTACATCAGTGAGCACCTGAGCTCTTACATTTATGATGACGAAGGAAAAACAGGAGGCCTGGCTGCCAACGCACCTTTTGTGATCATGGGTGATCAGAATGCCTCACCGGACGAGGGTAATGCAATCAGTGCAGGAATCAAAACATTGCTGGCACATCCCAAAGTCAACAGCGACTTCACACCCGAAAGCAAAGGAGGCGCCGAACACACGCCAGCCAATGCATTTGCAAAAAATCACACAGCATTCTGGCGCATGCGAGCAGATTATGTACTCCCCTCACGCCTGGGCTTCAAAGTAATTGACAGTGGCGTGTTCTGGCCGGAAAAAGGTCAGTATATGGCTGATCTTGTAGAAAAGCGCGAAGCCAGCTCCGACCACCGGATGGTTTGGGTAAAAGTGGAGCTGCAGTAG
- a CDS encoding SusD/RagB family nutrient-binding outer membrane lipoprotein, which yields MSILNTYKKLAFAGMVLGSAGLMQACTGDFEEMNTSKTKLTELTDAELPYLFSRAEQQASYQSGTYQIAQNLFADLYAQYYATSATYFPSDRFVMRYDWLTGHWNPIYTQVVPQLKTLFEKTDPASAEYALANIMWVFAFHRLTDYYGPVPYSDAGIPAISVKYDAQADIYKDFFVRLDAATTALKANATAKPYGDFDLIYKGNVAKWIKFANTLRLRLALRISKVDPAEAKKQAEAAYAGGVMSEVADDAYMIKKLAGDDGNGLSRIAVWNEFRMSASMESVLKGYEDPRIGIYFQPATATGTYEGLRNGLTPLELALPKNTNNDNSNVGTRWVTGANADWNTNYETPQDIMHTAEAYFLRAEGALNGWNMGGTPKELYEKGITASMAQWGLTGAAVTAYINSSAKPVAPGDQQNSPALSNISIKWDDAATDAVKREKIGTQKWLALFPDGIEAWAEYRRTRFPKLYPVVNSENEDVPAGAVLRRIPFITAEKETNGAAVQEAVKLLGGPDKASTPLWWDKN from the coding sequence ATGAGCATTTTAAATACCTATAAAAAACTTGCATTTGCCGGTATGGTACTCGGCTCGGCAGGTCTGATGCAGGCTTGTACCGGTGATTTTGAAGAGATGAATACCAGTAAGACAAAGCTTACTGAGCTTACTGATGCAGAACTTCCATACCTTTTCTCACGGGCGGAACAGCAGGCATCTTATCAGAGCGGAACTTACCAGATTGCGCAAAACCTGTTTGCTGACCTTTATGCACAGTACTATGCGACGTCTGCCACTTATTTTCCTTCAGACCGCTTTGTAATGCGATATGACTGGCTTACCGGTCACTGGAACCCGATTTACACCCAGGTAGTGCCTCAGTTAAAAACGCTTTTTGAAAAGACGGATCCAGCCTCTGCAGAATATGCATTGGCGAATATCATGTGGGTTTTTGCTTTTCACAGGCTGACAGATTACTATGGTCCGGTTCCGTATTCTGATGCAGGTATTCCTGCAATCAGTGTAAAGTATGATGCGCAGGCTGATATCTACAAGGATTTTTTTGTACGTCTGGATGCAGCAACGACTGCTTTGAAGGCTAATGCAACTGCCAAGCCTTACGGAGATTTTGACCTGATTTACAAAGGTAATGTTGCCAAATGGATCAAGTTTGCCAATACACTGCGTTTGCGTCTTGCACTGCGGATTTCCAAAGTGGATCCTGCCGAAGCTAAAAAACAGGCAGAGGCTGCCTATGCTGGCGGAGTCATGAGCGAAGTGGCAGATGATGCGTACATGATCAAAAAGCTTGCGGGAGACGATGGAAATGGATTGAGCCGTATTGCGGTGTGGAACGAGTTCCGAATGAGTGCTTCCATGGAGTCCGTACTGAAAGGTTACGAGGACCCGCGCATCGGAATCTACTTTCAGCCAGCTACTGCAACGGGTACTTACGAAGGATTGCGGAATGGATTGACCCCTCTTGAGCTTGCATTACCTAAGAATACGAACAACGATAATTCGAATGTAGGTACGCGTTGGGTTACCGGTGCAAATGCTGACTGGAACACGAACTACGAAACGCCTCAGGACATCATGCATACTGCGGAAGCATATTTTCTGCGGGCAGAAGGTGCCCTCAATGGCTGGAATATGGGTGGTACTCCCAAGGAGCTGTATGAAAAAGGCATTACAGCTTCTATGGCACAGTGGGGCCTGACAGGTGCCGCAGTGACTGCATATATCAATAGTTCTGCGAAGCCGGTTGCCCCTGGTGATCAGCAAAATTCACCTGCATTGTCTAACATTTCCATTAAATGGGATGATGCGGCTACGGATGCAGTTAAACGCGAAAAGATTGGTACACAAAAATGGCTCGCATTATTTCCGGATGGTATTGAGGCATGGGCAGAGTACAGGAGGACACGTTTCCCTAAACTTTATCCGGTCGTCAATTCTGAGAATGAGGATGTACCGGCAGGAGCAGTTCTCCGCAGAATTCCTTTTATTACTGCAGAAAAAGAAACCAACGGAGCGGCTGTTCAAGAAGCTGTCAAACTATTGGGTGGTCCTGATAAGGCAAGCACGCCGCTATGGTGGGATAAAAACTAG